A genomic region of [Eubacterium] eligens ATCC 27750 contains the following coding sequences:
- a CDS encoding serine/threonine protein kinase codes for MDNRFYEKYEIIKELASSNHSKIYLVRHVILDVYRVAKIFTGSHEESERLLNEAHLIKNLKHPHIPVIYDIEQNIGEDNDSICIIEEYIDGKSLRQYVNDETETNGCLDIHEICRIGIELCCILEYLHSFNGEGILHMDIKPDNIMLDNYGKVKLIDFDNAVIAGCGMQVNNGSLLFAAPEQYSGEDAVEQSDIYSVGMVILFMISHGKIRTYENHNLSGAAERYSVLYHLINKSLHHQWGLRYESVTLVREELESIMKMGGGTFEKLSYVIQVAGEKPGIGVTNAVMSMAHFFRNNQYDCVVVDKSGNDYLHREIVRSTLMPEGFYLYDNIKVIPDYYNAISVNGVRSRIVIIDCGCDFNKSREVKITDITGDNYTCIRVFIVGKATHCSGKKMDDKDIIMLNLVGARQFYELVNSVYKGKKCYRIPCIYNWNEANPIFDETMNDFLQDNLTGIMKGYRPHRIKECIGRLYEKVRNFRVIKWFRKKKKKQEHSCNKL; via the coding sequence GTGGATAACCGATTTTACGAGAAATATGAAATCATTAAGGAACTTGCAAGTTCCAATCATTCTAAAATTTATCTGGTAAGGCATGTTATACTAGATGTATATCGTGTAGCCAAGATATTTACGGGCAGTCATGAGGAATCAGAACGACTTCTGAATGAGGCCCATCTTATTAAGAATTTGAAACATCCCCACATTCCTGTAATTTATGATATTGAACAGAATATTGGAGAAGATAATGATAGTATCTGCATTATCGAAGAATATATTGATGGTAAATCTTTGCGGCAATATGTTAATGATGAAACAGAGACTAATGGCTGCCTGGATATCCATGAAATATGCCGTATTGGCATAGAATTGTGTTGTATACTGGAATATCTTCACAGCTTTAATGGTGAAGGAATATTACATATGGATATTAAGCCTGATAATATTATGCTTGATAATTACGGAAAAGTTAAACTTATAGATTTTGACAATGCAGTCATTGCAGGATGCGGTATGCAGGTAAATAATGGAAGTCTGTTATTTGCAGCACCTGAACAATACTCAGGTGAAGATGCCGTGGAGCAGTCAGATATATATAGTGTGGGAATGGTCATCCTATTTATGATTTCTCATGGAAAAATCAGGACATATGAGAATCATAACTTATCAGGAGCAGCTGAAAGATATTCAGTATTGTATCACTTAATTAACAAATCACTGCATCATCAATGGGGATTGAGGTATGAAAGTGTTACATTGGTTCGTGAAGAACTGGAATCTATAATGAAAATGGGTGGCGGTACATTTGAAAAACTCTCTTATGTCATTCAGGTTGCAGGAGAAAAACCCGGTATAGGTGTTACTAATGCAGTTATGAGTATGGCACATTTTTTTCGGAATAATCAATATGATTGTGTTGTTGTTGATAAATCTGGTAACGATTATCTGCACAGGGAAATTGTGAGGAGCACATTAATGCCAGAAGGATTTTATCTTTATGATAATATAAAAGTTATACCGGATTATTATAATGCAATATCTGTAAATGGAGTGAGAAGCAGAATTGTAATTATAGACTGCGGATGTGATTTTAATAAGAGCAGAGAGGTTAAAATTACGGATATTACTGGGGATAATTATACATGTATACGGGTTTTTATAGTTGGAAAGGCTACACATTGCAGCGGGAAGAAGATGGATGATAAAGATATTATTATGCTGAACCTTGTAGGGGCAAGACAATTTTATGAACTTGTAAACAGTGTGTATAAAGGAAAGAAATGTTATAGAATACCATGCATATATAACTGGAATGAAGCAAATCCTATATTTGACGAAACAATGAATGATTTCTTACAGGATAACCTTACAGGGATAATGAAAGGTTACAGACCTCACAGAATAAAGGAGTGTATTGGAAGGCTATATGAAAAAGTTAGAAATTTCAGGGTTATTAAGTGGTTTAGAAAAAAGAAGAAAAAGCAGGAACACAGCTGTAATAAATTATAA
- the rpsF gene encoding 30S ribosomal protein S6 encodes MNKYELALVVSANVEDEVRTATIEKVNELITRFGGTITDPGTSEKKKLAYDIQHMSEGFYSFIKFEAEAAAPAEIESRIRIMDNVLRFLIVKDGE; translated from the coding sequence ATGAATAAGTATGAATTAGCATTAGTTGTTAGCGCAAACGTCGAGGATGAAGTAAGAACAGCTACTATCGAGAAGGTTAATGAGTTAATTACTCGTTTCGGTGGTACTATTACAGATCCAGGCACAAGCGAGAAGAAGAAGCTTGCATACGATATCCAGCATATGAGCGAAGGATTCTATAGTTTCATTAAGTTTGAAGCAGAAGCTGCTGCTCCAGCTGAGATTGAAAGCAGAATCCGTATCATGGATAATGTATTAAGATTCTTAATCGTTAAAGACGGAGAGTAA
- the rplI gene encoding 50S ribosomal protein L9 translates to MDVILLEDVKTLGKKGQIVKINDGYARNYVLPKKLGIEATAKNLNDLKLARKREEKEAAEELAAAKELAAKIKECTVTVSMKTGEGGRTFGTVSTKEVAEEAKKQLGLDIDKKKMKLDVPIKALGNYIIQIKLHKDVTAELTVKVVEK, encoded by the coding sequence ATGGATGTTATTTTATTAGAGGATGTTAAGACATTAGGAAAAAAGGGACAGATTGTTAAGATTAATGACGGTTATGCAAGAAATTATGTGCTTCCAAAGAAGCTTGGAATTGAGGCAACAGCAAAGAATCTTAATGACCTTAAGTTAGCCAGGAAGAGAGAAGAAAAAGAGGCAGCAGAAGAGCTTGCAGCAGCAAAGGAGCTTGCGGCTAAGATTAAAGAGTGCACAGTTACTGTTTCCATGAAAACAGGCGAAGGTGGAAGAACATTTGGAACTGTTTCAACTAAGGAAGTTGCAGAAGAAGCTAAGAAGCAGTTAGGTCTTGATATTGACAAGAAGAAAATGAAGCTTGATGTGCCAATTAAGGCTTTAGGTAATTACATTATCCAGATAAAGCTTCATAAAGATGTAACAGCTGAGCTGACTGTTAAGGTTGTTGAGAAATAA
- a CDS encoding DUF951 domain-containing protein, whose amino-acid sequence MAGIIPYEPGDIVEMKKKHPCGSSEWEILKAGADIKMKCMGCGHEVIIKRSLVQKNTKKLKKACN is encoded by the coding sequence ATGGCGGGTATTATTCCATACGAACCTGGTGATATTGTAGAAATGAAAAAAAAGCACCCATGTGGAAGCAGCGAATGGGAAATTCTTAAGGCTGGTGCAGACATTAAAATGAAGTGCATGGGTTGCGGTCATGAAGTTATTATTAAAAGATCACTGGTACAAAAAAATACAAAAAAATTAAAAAAGGCTTGTAATTAA
- the dnaB gene encoding replicative DNA helicase, whose product MDESVVTRVMPNSIEAEQSVVGSMILDRQAIITAAEILRQDDFYYRQYGTMFQTMVDMNNEGKPVDIVTLQARLKETDVPAEVYSIEFVRELLSSVPTSANIRQYAGIVKEKAVLRNIIRVNDDIANQCYAGKEKTEDILADTEKKIFELVKNKGGKEYTPIDKVVLEALDRISAAAKTKGAVTGVPTGFKDLDTYLSGLQPSDFILVAARPSMGKTAFVLNVAENVAIKQQITTVVFSLEMSNVQLVNRMLSLESTVDADKIRKGHLDSNDWGKLIEGADSIAKSKLIIDDTPGISIAELRSKCRKYKMENNLGLIIIDYLQLMSGSGSGRSEGRQQEVSDISRALKALARELNVPVVTLSQLSRAVEQRPDHRPMLSDLRESGAIEQDADVVMFLYRDDYYNKDTEQKGIAEIIIAKQRNGPIGTVKMAWLPEQTRFADLSRDLRQ is encoded by the coding sequence ATGGATGAGTCAGTGGTAACACGGGTGATGCCTAACAGCATTGAAGCTGAGCAGTCTGTTGTTGGTTCAATGATTCTGGACAGACAGGCAATTATAACTGCCGCTGAAATCTTAAGGCAGGATGATTTCTACTACAGGCAGTATGGAACTATGTTCCAGACGATGGTAGACATGAATAACGAGGGAAAACCTGTAGATATAGTTACTCTGCAGGCAAGATTGAAGGAGACAGATGTACCGGCTGAAGTCTATAGTATAGAGTTTGTAAGAGAACTGTTATCATCAGTGCCAACATCGGCTAATATAAGACAGTATGCGGGTATTGTTAAGGAAAAAGCAGTACTCAGGAATATCATAAGAGTTAATGATGATATTGCCAATCAGTGTTATGCGGGCAAGGAAAAGACTGAAGATATACTTGCTGATACTGAAAAGAAGATATTTGAGCTTGTTAAGAATAAGGGTGGAAAGGAATATACACCTATTGATAAGGTTGTTCTTGAGGCACTTGACAGAATATCTGCGGCAGCAAAGACTAAAGGTGCTGTAACAGGTGTTCCTACAGGGTTCAAGGACTTAGATACTTATCTGTCAGGTCTGCAGCCGTCAGATTTTATTCTTGTTGCAGCCAGACCTTCAATGGGTAAGACCGCATTTGTCCTTAATGTTGCTGAAAATGTAGCTATCAAGCAGCAGATTACAACAGTTGTATTCAGCTTGGAGATGTCTAATGTCCAGCTTGTAAATCGTATGTTATCACTTGAATCAACAGTGGATGCGGACAAGATAAGAAAAGGACATCTGGATTCTAATGACTGGGGCAAGCTTATAGAGGGTGCGGACAGCATTGCCAAGTCGAAGCTTATAATTGATGATACGCCGGGTATCTCAATCGCAGAATTACGTAGTAAATGCAGGAAATACAAGATGGAGAATAATCTTGGACTTATTATTATCGATTACCTCCAGCTTATGAGTGGCAGTGGAAGCGGACGTTCTGAGGGAAGACAGCAGGAAGTATCTGACATATCCAGAGCGTTAAAGGCACTTGCGAGAGAGTTAAATGTACCAGTAGTAACACTTTCACAGTTAAGCCGTGCAGTAGAGCAGAGACCAGACCACAGACCTATGCTTTCGGATCTTCGAGAGTCAGGAGCTATCGAGCAGGATGCCGACGTTGTTATGTTCCTTTACAGAGATGATTATTACAATAAGGATACAGAGCAGAAGGGTATTGCAGAGATTATTATTGCCAAGCAGCGTAACGGTCCTATTGGAACTGTTAAGATGGCATGGCTGCCGGAACAGACAAGATTTGCAGATCTTTCAAGAGACTTAAGACAGTAA
- the rpsR gene encoding 30S ribosomal protein S18 — protein sequence MPDKKAERPEGQMRRRPMRRRKKVCAFCADANKVLDYKDVATLKHYVSERGKILPRRITGNCAKHQRALTVAVKRARHVALLPYSVD from the coding sequence ATGCCAGATAAGAAGGCTGAGAGACCAGAGGGTCAGATGAGAAGAAGACCAATGCGTAGAAGAAAGAAAGTTTGCGCATTTTGTGCAGATGCCAACAAGGTATTAGATTATAAGGATGTTGCTACACTTAAGCATTATGTTTCTGAGAGAGGAAAGATTCTTCCAAGAAGAATTACAGGAAACTGTGCAAAGCATCAGAGAGCTCTTACTGTAGCTGTTAAGAGAGCAAGACATGTAGCTCTTCTTCCATATTCAGTAGACTAA
- a CDS encoding DUF362 domain-containing protein codes for MAYVINDDCISCGACAAGCPVEAISEGAAHYEINADVCVDCGACAGTCPVGAPNPQ; via the coding sequence ATGGCATATGTAATTAATGATGATTGTATCAGTTGTGGTGCTTGTGCAGCAGGATGTCCTGTTGAAGCAATCAGCGAGGGTGCTGCTCATTACGAAATCAACGCTGATGTTTGTGTTGATTGTGGTGCTTGTGCTGGAACATGTCCAGTTGGCGCTCCTAACCCACAGTAG
- a CDS encoding DHH family phosphoesterase: MPDNKNGKKAFKYSGLLRSFFAWPLYIGAILIIICTVMFCINVMAATIISIFMVIYLLACGLMYFYLRPRIMYGMVEFAANYSQVQKQLLYNLSVPYCLLDNNGNVMWTNKAMQDCIGIKKDFRKNINTVLPEVTPSIFPDSEIGFKEIRLTFQDRDYKAELKNIDADSIAEGVDIIEKSMDSSMYVMYLFDETDINTYIQKLKDERFVVGLVYIDNYEEALDSTDDVRRSLLAGLIDKRVNKYFSPGSAIVRKLEKDKYIVVFRYNFLEKLMQDRFSLLEEIKSIKIGNEMTLTLSMGIGTGSAEYSKNYDVAKAAMDLALGRGGDQAVVKDGEKILYYGGKSQQMEKNTRVKVRVKAHALRQILDNNSNVLVMGHTLADIDAFGSALGIYVIAKKLGKEAHIVLGEVTSSVRPFVNRFIGKEEYPDDMFIKPEDASSRINASTVVIVVDVNRPQRTECPELLEKCKTVVVFDHHRRQSDTITGAVLSYVDPYASSASEMITEMIQYVDDNIKLKAFEADALYAGINIDTDGFNSKSGPRTFEAAAFLRRHGADVTRVRKMLRSNMNEYKEIAKAVSRVEIYKDAFAISIFNGDGIDTPTVGGAKTANDLLDISGIKASFVITPYEDKIYVSARSIDEVNVQLVMEKLGGGGHMSIAGAQLTDCTIDQAVNKIKLTLDNMIKDGEI, translated from the coding sequence ATGCCAGATAATAAAAATGGGAAAAAAGCATTTAAATATAGTGGACTTTTAAGGTCTTTTTTTGCATGGCCTTTGTATATTGGTGCAATTCTGATTATAATATGTACTGTTATGTTCTGCATTAATGTTATGGCAGCAACAATTATAAGTATTTTTATGGTTATATATCTGCTGGCGTGCGGATTGATGTATTTCTACTTAAGACCAAGAATAATGTATGGAATGGTTGAATTTGCAGCCAATTATTCTCAGGTTCAGAAGCAGCTTTTATATAATCTGAGTGTGCCATACTGCCTTTTGGATAATAATGGAAATGTTATGTGGACTAATAAGGCAATGCAGGACTGCATAGGAATTAAGAAGGATTTCAGAAAGAATATCAATACTGTTCTTCCAGAAGTTACACCAAGTATATTTCCAGATAGTGAGATTGGATTTAAGGAGATACGACTTACATTTCAGGACAGGGATTATAAGGCTGAATTAAAGAATATTGACGCAGATTCTATAGCAGAGGGTGTTGATATAATAGAGAAAAGCATGGATTCTTCAATGTATGTAATGTATCTTTTTGATGAGACTGATATTAATACATATATACAGAAGTTAAAGGATGAAAGATTCGTTGTGGGACTTGTGTATATAGATAATTATGAGGAAGCCCTTGATAGTACTGACGATGTAAGAAGGTCGCTTCTTGCAGGTCTTATTGATAAGAGGGTTAATAAGTATTTTTCTCCGGGTTCAGCAATTGTAAGAAAACTGGAGAAGGATAAATATATTGTTGTTTTCAGATATAATTTCTTAGAGAAGCTTATGCAGGACAGATTCAGCCTGCTTGAAGAGATTAAGAGCATTAAGATTGGTAATGAGATGACTCTTACACTCAGCATGGGTATAGGAACGGGTTCGGCAGAGTATTCTAAGAATTATGATGTGGCTAAGGCAGCGATGGATCTTGCTCTTGGACGAGGAGGAGACCAGGCGGTAGTCAAGGATGGTGAGAAGATTCTTTATTATGGTGGCAAGAGTCAGCAGATGGAGAAGAATACAAGAGTTAAGGTGCGTGTTAAAGCTCATGCATTAAGACAGATTCTTGATAATAACAGTAATGTGCTTGTTATGGGACATACACTTGCGGATATTGATGCATTTGGTTCAGCTCTGGGTATATATGTTATTGCTAAGAAGCTTGGCAAGGAGGCACATATTGTTCTTGGAGAGGTTACAAGCAGCGTACGGCCTTTTGTGAACAGATTCATAGGCAAGGAAGAGTATCCGGATGATATGTTTATAAAGCCAGAGGATGCGTCTTCCAGAATAAATGCATCAACAGTAGTTATTGTTGTTGATGTTAACAGACCACAGAGAACAGAGTGTCCAGAGCTTCTTGAAAAATGCAAGACAGTTGTTGTATTTGATCACCACAGAAGACAGAGTGACACAATAACAGGAGCAGTTCTTTCGTATGTCGACCCATATGCGTCATCTGCCAGTGAGATGATTACAGAGATGATACAGTATGTTGATGACAATATTAAGCTTAAAGCATTTGAGGCAGATGCACTTTATGCCGGAATTAATATTGATACTGACGGATTTAACAGTAAGTCAGGACCAAGAACTTTTGAGGCAGCAGCATTCTTAAGAAGACATGGTGCAGATGTAACAAGAGTAAGAAAAATGCTTCGAAGTAATATGAATGAATATAAGGAGATTGCAAAGGCTGTAAGCCGTGTGGAGATTTATAAGGACGCATTTGCAATATCAATATTTAATGGCGATGGAATTGACACACCAACTGTTGGCGGTGCCAAGACAGCCAATGATTTGCTTGATATATCTGGAATCAAGGCGTCTTTTGTTATCACTCCTTACGAGGATAAGATATATGTGAGTGCAAGGTCTATAGATGAGGTTAATGTACAGCTTGTTATGGAAAAGCTGGGCGGAGGTGGTCATATGAGTATTGCAGGAGCTCAGCTTACAGATTGTACAATTGATCAGGCAGTTAATAAAATTAAGCTTACACTTGATAATATGATTAAGGATGGTGAAATTTAA
- a CDS encoding adaptor protein MecA, with the protein MKIERLNENQIRCTLNKSDLASRHLKINELAYGSDKAKELFRDMMQQASYELGFEAEDTPLMIEAIPVSAECIVLIVTKVDNPEELDTRFSRFSPSDSDDDDGFDFDDIETIESNGYSSYSPPKANEELDEESAATEEDNNISEDNLMNILDRVKEYFNNKETSGKKSGESDTSENKPTVKEASSHIVRVFSFGSLDDISSAARIINRFYHDNNSVYKNPSDKRYYLTISKNKTSSKDFNKVCNILSEYGNKEAAFDNYTGFFSEHCECIVKEHAIHILSRL; encoded by the coding sequence ATGAAAATAGAAAGACTTAATGAAAATCAGATCAGATGCACACTTAACAAGTCCGATCTGGCTTCAAGACATTTGAAAATCAACGAGCTTGCCTATGGCAGCGATAAAGCGAAAGAACTTTTTCGTGATATGATGCAGCAGGCATCGTATGAATTAGGCTTTGAAGCAGAGGACACTCCTTTAATGATAGAGGCAATTCCTGTTTCAGCAGAATGTATTGTTCTTATTGTTACTAAAGTTGATAATCCTGAAGAACTTGATACCCGTTTTTCCCGTTTCTCACCGTCAGATTCTGATGATGATGACGGCTTTGATTTTGATGATATAGAGACAATTGAAAGCAACGGCTACTCATCCTATTCTCCTCCTAAAGCTAACGAAGAACTTGATGAAGAAAGCGCCGCTACTGAGGAAGATAATAACATTTCAGAAGATAATCTTATGAATATATTAGACCGTGTTAAGGAGTATTTTAATAATAAAGAAACTTCCGGCAAAAAATCCGGTGAGTCTGACACCTCAGAAAACAAACCTACTGTTAAAGAAGCATCCAGCCATATTGTCAGAGTGTTTTCATTCGGTTCACTTGATGATATCAGTAGTGCTGCCCGGATAATTAACCGCTTTTACCACGATAATAACTCTGTTTATAAGAATCCATCTGATAAGCGTTATTATCTCACAATTTCCAAAAACAAAACATCTTCTAAAGATTTTAATAAAGTATGCAACATTCTTTCTGAATATGGTAATAAAGAAGCTGCATTCGATAATTATACAGGTTTCTTTTCAGAGCATTGTGAATGTATTGTAAAAGAACATGCCATTCATATTCTAAGCAGACTATAA
- a CDS encoding single-stranded DNA-binding protein, with amino-acid sequence MNKVILMGRLTREPDVRYSQNAEGSMAVARYTLAVDRRRGRNSDNEQSADFISCVAFGRSGEFAEKYLHQGTKIVVTGRIQTGSYTNKDGQRVYTTDVVVEEQEFAESKSAAAGNGGDSNYAAYTPSRPEPSQAAGDGFMAIPDGVDDEGLPFN; translated from the coding sequence ATGAACAAAGTTATTTTAATGGGAAGATTGACAAGAGAACCAGATGTAAGATATTCACAGAATGCAGAAGGTTCTATGGCAGTTGCCAGATATACATTGGCTGTAGACAGAAGACGTGGAAGAAACAGTGATAATGAGCAGTCTGCTGATTTCATAAGCTGTGTTGCTTTTGGAAGATCAGGAGAATTCGCTGAGAAGTATCTTCATCAGGGAACAAAGATTGTTGTTACTGGCAGAATCCAGACAGGTAGTTATACTAACAAAGATGGTCAGAGAGTTTATACAACCGATGTAGTTGTTGAAGAACAGGAATTTGCAGAAAGCAAATCCGCAGCAGCAGGTAATGGAGGAGACTCTAATTATGCTGCGTACACACCATCAAGACCAGAACCAAGCCAGGCGGCTGGAGATGGATTTATGGCTATTCCTGACGGAGTAGATGATGAGGGTTTGCCTTTCAACTAA
- a CDS encoding non-specific protein-tyrosine kinase gives MFSVNIDKIVDMTDNERKCYEELVKTLKSELGTSKCLAVTKDGLSAFKIAYSFVATGEKVLFIDADIMSEIFLGKYKLGKNLKGVADFMRNPEKQNDLICKTNNADMDIIFTGVLDDGVISEDEEEMMKKLIFIYSADYDRIVMSSDEEGRIAKYCDGTVIIYNESEFGEYAAQNYKNELESNKCNVLGVVINE, from the coding sequence ATGTTTAGTGTTAATATTGATAAGATTGTTGATATGACTGATAATGAAAGAAAATGTTATGAAGAACTGGTAAAGACTCTTAAATCTGAGTTGGGAACAAGCAAGTGTCTGGCTGTTACAAAAGATGGACTGAGTGCATTTAAAATTGCATATAGTTTTGTTGCAACGGGTGAGAAGGTATTGTTTATAGATGCAGATATTATGTCTGAGATTTTCCTTGGGAAATACAAACTTGGTAAAAATCTTAAAGGTGTTGCAGACTTTATGCGTAATCCAGAAAAGCAAAATGATCTTATATGTAAAACCAATAATGCAGATATGGACATTATATTTACAGGTGTTTTAGATGATGGTGTTATATCTGAAGATGAAGAAGAAATGATGAAGAAGCTTATATTTATCTATTCAGCGGATTATGACAGGATTGTAATGAGTTCAGATGAAGAGGGAAGAATAGCTAAATACTGCGATGGAACAGTCATTATCTACAACGAAAGTGAATTCGGTGAATATGCAGCACAGAATTACAAAAATGAGTTGGAAAGTAATAAATGTAATGTGTTAGGTGTGGTAATTAATGAATAA
- a CDS encoding NAD-dependent protein deacylase: protein MNNVDKFIKLVHECDNIVFFGGAGVSTESGIPDFRSPDGLYNQKYKYPPETIISHSFYQRYPEEFYRFYKDKMLYPDAKPGITHLALAKLEKEGKLKAVVTQNIDGLHQKAGSSNVIELHGSVLRNYCERCHKFYGIDKIINSEGIPMCDCGGRIKPDVVLYEEGLDDNNVTNAVNCIKQADMLIVGGTSLGVYPAAGLIDYYRGDKLVLINKSATPYDNRADILINAPLADVFKNFM from the coding sequence ATGAATAATGTTGATAAGTTTATTAAATTAGTGCATGAATGTGATAATATTGTTTTTTTCGGTGGGGCGGGAGTATCTACAGAGAGTGGGATTCCTGATTTCAGAAGTCCGGACGGATTATATAACCAGAAATACAAATATCCACCAGAAACGATTATCAGTCATTCTTTTTACCAGAGATATCCAGAGGAATTCTATAGATTTTACAAGGATAAAATGCTTTATCCTGACGCAAAGCCTGGAATTACACATCTGGCATTGGCAAAGCTTGAAAAAGAAGGAAAGCTGAAAGCAGTTGTTACACAAAATATTGACGGACTTCATCAGAAAGCTGGAAGCAGCAATGTAATTGAACTGCATGGATCAGTGCTTAGAAATTATTGTGAAAGATGTCATAAGTTCTATGGTATCGATAAGATAATTAATTCTGAAGGCATTCCAATGTGTGACTGCGGTGGAAGGATAAAACCTGATGTTGTATTGTATGAAGAAGGCCTTGATGATAACAATGTAACAAATGCTGTGAATTGTATAAAACAAGCAGATATGCTTATAGTCGGCGGTACATCTCTTGGTGTATATCCAGCGGCAGGACTTATAGATTATTATAGGGGAGACAAGCTTGTTCTTATTAATAAGTCAGCAACACCTTATGACAACAGGGCTGATATTCTTATAAATGCACCACTTGCAGATGTATTTAAGAATTTTATGTGA
- a CDS encoding DUF1858 domain-containing protein has protein sequence MTRITKDTTIGEALQIDAGIIPILMGIGMHCVGCPSSAGETLEEAAMVHGIDPDMLIEEIQNYLQSIG, from the coding sequence ATGACAAGAATTACTAAGGACACTACAATTGGAGAAGCTCTTCAGATAGATGCAGGAATTATACCTATTCTTATGGGAATTGGTATGCATTGTGTTGGATGCCCATCATCAGCAGGCGAGACATTAGAGGAAGCTGCTATGGTTCATGGTATTGATCCAGATATGCTTATTGAGGAGATTCAGAATTATCTTCAGTCTATTGGATAA